From the genome of Longispora fulva:
GCTGCGCGCCGTCGGCATGAGCCGTCGCCAGATCATCGGGATGGTCACGGTCGAGTCGGTGGTGATCTCGGTGTTCGGCGCCCTGCTGGGCATCGGCGTCGGCGTCGGCCTCGGGGCGGCGATCGTCCGGGCGCTCAAGGACGATGGGCTGGCGGTCCTGGTCCTGCCGTGGACCCAGATGTTCGTGTACCTGAGCCTGGCCGTCGTCGTCGGCGTCCTCGCCGCCGCCCTGCCGGCCATCAGGGCGGCCCGCACGGACGTACTGACCGCGATCAGCTACGAGTAGGTACGCGGACGGCGCGGTCCTGTCGTATGGGACAGGACCGCGCCGGCCGCGCGAAACGCCTGAGCGTCGTCGTCGGCCAGCGCCGGGCGGAGGCGAGGGGTTGCGAGGGACCGTTATCGTGCCCGCCATGCATGCCGCCATCGCCGAGATCATCGACGTGGCACGGCGGACCGCCGCGCTGGAGGCCGACGACGAGCTGGACCCGCCGGGCGGCCCCGCCGGCGAGGAGGCCGTCGCGCGTGCCGTGCGGCGCTTCGGGGACAAGCTGTCCCCGGCCTACCTCGACTTCCTCCGCCAGCACGACGGATGGTCGGACTGCCCGTGGGGGATGCGCCTGTTCAGCGTCGACGAGCTGTGCGGCGAGGTGGGCGAGTGGGCCAAGGGGATGCTCGAGGACCTCGACGACGACGGGGAGATGCCCGCGGAGTTGACCGACGCGGTCGTCATCGGCAAGTGCGACAACACCGCGCAGACGCTCCTGCTGGTCGGCTCCGGCGAGGTCGTCGACTTCCTGTACGAGGAGGACTGCCGCTACCCCGACCTGAACGGGTACCTGGCGGACGTACTGGAGATGGTCCGCGACGTGCTCCGGGCCACCGAACGGGAGCAGCGCTCCGCCGCCGAGCAGACCGACCCCGGGTGGCGGGCCGAGGCGGAGAGCACGCTGCTGGCCGAGTTGCGCGCGGAGCTCGCAGACGCGCCGTCCGAGGGGCGGCCGGCCGGTCCACCGGTGCCCGCCTCGCCGGGTGGCGAGCGGCCCGCGCCGGTCACGCCGGCGGAGCTGGTCCACCGCGACGGCGACGGCACCGAGCTGGCGTACGTGCGGCTCAATCTCGTGCTGTACCTCGGTGCGTATCCGTCCCGCGAGGAGCTGGTCGGCGCGTTCCGCGCCTTCCGGCGGCACTTCCCGGTCGACGGCGACCTGATCTGGGGTCTGCCGGCCAGGTTCTACGTGAAGCAGAACCGCGCGGCCGACCCCGACTCGGAGGAGTGGGCCGACGCGGTCCGCGCCGACGGCTCCGGCATGTACGGGATCCGCCTGGCGATCGGCGACCACGTGCTGAATCTGTGCGGCGTCCCCGACAACGACGACGGGGAACCGCGGGCCGCGTTCTGCGAGGTCATGCTGCCGGTCGACGCTGATCCGCGGCGGCTCGTGGCACTGGCGGCCGAGCTGGCCGAGCTGTTGCCGGTGCGCTCCGGCCACGGCGGGTTCAGCGCGTACGCGTCCTCCTCGGCGCAACGGTCCGCGTACCGGGAGATCTTCCGGTGGTGCCGGCGCTTCCTCGGCCTGGACGTGGGCCACCTCGACGGATGGCTGGTGTCGGCGCGGCGGTGGGTGCTCGGCGCGGGCTGGCTGACCGTCCTCGGTCCGACGTTCGCGACGGTGCTGGCGGAACGCGGGGGCGCGCCGACCTTCGCGGATCCCACCATCGAGGTCCGCGACCTGCGGGGCGGTGGGGTACTGATCCGGGCCGGCGCCGCACCGACCCTCGGCGACGTCGCCCGGGCCCGGTTCCCGCACGCGCAGGCGGAGGTCGACCACTACCTCGAACCGCTCAAGCTGACCCGCTGGACCCACACCGCCCTGCTCATGATGGGTGACAGCGCCTGGCAGGTCGGCGGCGACGAACTGCCCGGCGGGTTCTACGACCACCGGATGACCGGCGCCTGGCTGCGTCGCCTGCTGGATCCGGCAGCGTTCCTCGGGCCCTCCGTGCTGGACCGCGGCGCGGCCTTGCGCCACCGTACGGAACGACCCGCGCTTCACCGCGTTGATGACCTCGGCCTAGCCGGGCCGGCGAGCGCGGCAAGCGCCGCCAGTCACGTCTGACGGACGGATGACAGACCGGCTGCCCGCGGTCGCGGCGGCGGCTGACGTGCGGATTGCGGATGCGAGCCGTCGGATGGTCTGGGACGATCGTGGCCTCGTTCGCGACGGAAATGGAGGTCAGGGTGTCTGGGCGTCTGTCGGTGACCACCTTGTGGCGCCCCACCGGGCCTGAGGAGCTGGCCCTGGTGCGCGAGTCCGGGTGGCGGGCCTGGCCGCCCCGGCTGCCGGACCAGCCGATCTTCTACCCGGTGCTGACCGAGGACTACGCGGTGCGTATCGCCAGGGAGTGGAATGTGCCGCACTCGGGCTCGGGGTACGTGACCAGATTCTTCGTGGACTCGGCATTTCTGGCGCGCTATCCGGTTCAGCTGGCCGGGGGCCGCGACATCCGTGAACTGTGGGTGCCGGCGGAGGATCTGCCGGAGTTCAACGCGCACATCATCGGCACGATCGAACTGGTGCACAGCTTCGAGCCGGTGCGATGACGGCGCCTGAGATCGTGTGACCGTCCTCGCCGAAGTGGGTGAACGGTTGGCGCGCCCCGGGTGTCGGCCGGGGCGCGCTGCGGATGTCCCGATGTTGCGGTCGGTCAGAAGTGGAGCATGTGCTGGAAGTCGTACCCGGCGTTGCTCACGTGCAGGTGCGAGCGGGTGCCGTATCCCAGCGGGGTGTTCCAGTTGTACTCCTCGACATCGAACGAACCGTCGGAGTAGACGGCGTTCACGTAGGCCACGTGGCCGAGGTTGTGGACGTCGTTGACCGCGATGGCGCCCACGGTCGGGGTGGTGTCGACCCGGACGCCGACCCGGACGGCGGCGTCGTCCCAGGTGCCGGCGTTGCCCCAGGTGACTCCGCCGTAGGAGTTACTGAAGCTGGGCACCCCGAGGCGGCTGGCGATGCGGTACGCGGCGAAGGCGGTGCAGTTGTTGGCCGCGAAGCCGCGGGTGCCGTGGTCGAAGTCGTCAGTCGGGGCCTGGTTCCCGCCACCCCCGCCGAGGAACTGGTGGGAGGCCTCGTTGTTCTTCAGCGTGGCGTTGAGGTTGGCCATCTGGCCCGGCGCGAAGTCCTGACTGGCGCCGCCGAAGCCACTGTTGTAGTAGACGCGGACGGTCTGTCCGGTGCGGTTCCACACCGACGCCGCGTTGTTCTTGACGCAGACGCCCTGGCCGGAGCCGGCGCTCTTGAACTCGTAGCAGGACGGCTGGCTGGACCCGAGATCGCTGACGGAGCCGGTGAAGTCCGAGACCGAGCCGGCCTGGTTGCTGTTGTAGTAGTAGCAGAACTCTCCGCTGTCGCAGACTCCGTCGCGGGAGGCGGCGAGGGCGGGGCCGGCGGTGGTGGCCAGGAGTGGGACGGCCAGGGCCAGGGCGGCCGCGGCGACGGTGAGCATGGAGCGCACGCTCTTCATGGTTTCCTCATTTCGTGTCGGTTCTGGATGTTGTGGTCAGTGGGAGCGCTGGTATTCCTCCCAGGTCTGGATGGGGATGCGGGGGCCGTCGTCGGCGGCGTGGTTGGCCAGGCCGTTGAGGCCGAGGTAGTAGTCACCGGTCTGGTTCTGGGCCTGGGTGGACAGGTCCGTGTCGCTGATGGCCGCGGCGTGGATGTGCCACGGCCAGTCGCCCTGGCTCGGGTTGCGGACCCAGGCGGCGAATCCGACCTGGCGCAGTGCCCGGGTGACGGCGGTGCGGGTGTCGGCGGACATGCCGTCGACGTTGATGTC
Proteins encoded in this window:
- a CDS encoding ADP-ribosylation/crystallin J1; its protein translation is MSGRLSVTTLWRPTGPEELALVRESGWRAWPPRLPDQPIFYPVLTEDYAVRIAREWNVPHSGSGYVTRFFVDSAFLARYPVQLAGGRDIRELWVPAEDLPEFNAHIIGTIELVHSFEPVR
- a CDS encoding type VI immunity family protein, whose translation is MHAAIAEIIDVARRTAALEADDELDPPGGPAGEEAVARAVRRFGDKLSPAYLDFLRQHDGWSDCPWGMRLFSVDELCGEVGEWAKGMLEDLDDDGEMPAELTDAVVIGKCDNTAQTLLLVGSGEVVDFLYEEDCRYPDLNGYLADVLEMVRDVLRATEREQRSAAEQTDPGWRAEAESTLLAELRAELADAPSEGRPAGPPVPASPGGERPAPVTPAELVHRDGDGTELAYVRLNLVLYLGAYPSREELVGAFRAFRRHFPVDGDLIWGLPARFYVKQNRAADPDSEEWADAVRADGSGMYGIRLAIGDHVLNLCGVPDNDDGEPRAAFCEVMLPVDADPRRLVALAAELAELLPVRSGHGGFSAYASSSAQRSAYREIFRWCRRFLGLDVGHLDGWLVSARRWVLGAGWLTVLGPTFATVLAERGGAPTFADPTIEVRDLRGGGVLIRAGAAPTLGDVARARFPHAQAEVDHYLEPLKLTRWTHTALLMMGDSAWQVGGDELPGGFYDHRMTGAWLRRLLDPAAFLGPSVLDRGAALRHRTERPALHRVDDLGLAGPASAASAASHV
- a CDS encoding CHAP domain-containing protein, with amino-acid sequence MKSVRSMLTVAAAALALAVPLLATTAGPALAASRDGVCDSGEFCYYYNSNQAGSVSDFTGSVSDLGSSQPSCYEFKSAGSGQGVCVKNNAASVWNRTGQTVRVYYNSGFGGASQDFAPGQMANLNATLKNNEASHQFLGGGGGNQAPTDDFDHGTRGFAANNCTAFAAYRIASRLGVPSFSNSYGGVTWGNAGTWDDAAVRVGVRVDTTPTVGAIAVNDVHNLGHVAYVNAVYSDGSFDVEEYNWNTPLGYGTRSHLHVSNAGYDFQHMLHF